The Acipenser ruthenus chromosome 11, fAciRut3.2 maternal haplotype, whole genome shotgun sequence region gagagagtgacagcgactagagagagagatagcaatagaggataaagaagggtttgttgttttagtggcgtgaattccggaccctgacaggaattctctgtttattaaaataaaaattcgagaccgagagttccacactgtctccgtgagtcctgcttcataaacctgacaaAAACGCTACAATACAattaatcataataaacaaacacaaactaacacAAGGGTGGAGGGGGAACacccgttctgaaaataaataaacaaatgaatgtacagggcacctcgccctgttacaattcaatatttatttatttcaatactaTTCTTACTGCTATTAAAATGACCACATACTAACATACCCAGGTTGTCAGGGTTTCCAGTGGACTGTTCTGGAGTTGATGTGATTCCAGTTGTCGGTTCTAGAGTGATCTGTATTGTGGCTGGATCTTGTAAATCAATGCCATGGAATAAAATTAGATCAGTTATTGTCATATTAATCTATAGATTTAAATACAttgttaatatatacagtatgacaGCTCAATTGTATCCTTCATATGCCAGTTCTCCTTTATAAATCCAAGTAAatgaaagtgtgtgtgtttgcgtctcTTTCTATTCATCTGtctatacacacatacactctcatttattttaatttatattatacaTGATCTTCCCAGATTCTCCCCATTGGTGGCTGGTGACCAAAAGAAAATGtagaggcagaaaaaaggcagagggcttgaaccgcttgttattactgtattatgactgacaacacttttcatatcttcttaatgTTTTACCCCTATGTGCCTGTTTAACGCAtattctccactagccaacagttaaaataaaacagtagtccattatagtttattctaataaactttactgtcagcgtatgtttaaaaatgcactctAATATAGCATTTTGATTTCAAGACCGTTCTCCCCTGTTCAGCCATCAAAATAAAGATGTAAGGAATGCATTGACAAAAATTTGCTCATTAGTATATAGACTTACTTAAGGACTGGCAACTCTGAGATGGTTATTAAAGTAAAAAAGAGAGTACATTATGAACGTGGCATTAAGCTATGTGGATTGTATGCAGGTAGAAGACAAATGTATTCATTCAGCAATTTGTAGTTATTAATCACACACTACTTTTTATGCAGATGTAAGGCTGAAACGATGGGacattatttcttaacagacgcccttatctttTAGCCAAGCTCAGTGTATCAGGTCTGTATGGATTGTAATTCTAAGTTATGCTAATCAGAATTTCATGAGGACATTTCATATACATTCTACCCCAGGTTTAACATACCCAATGAGATCATTAACTGCTTTAGGACTTGgttggaggtttaattggttcaactaaacaattaaaaacatggtTGTAACCAAGACCTGTagtagaatttatttattttattttttttcattaggtCGAAGGAGAAATAGGAAATAGGATGATGGCCGCACTGTTATAAATTTATAAAGCCTCTATTAAAGCATGTTTTAGTCAGTATTATACCTAACAATAAAGTGAGCTCATACTTACCAAGGTAGCACAGAGGTTTGTAATTATTACTACAGGGTTCCAGTTCATACAGCTTGTGGTTAAAGCACGCAACAACACAGCCACTTCCTGAAGACAGCGCCCCAGTATAGTTCACTGGATTACCATCTGAACTTTTCCACTCACCAGACACTGTATACAACCCAGTCCAAAAGTGATCACCGACAAAACCTAATAAATCATTCAGCTCCTGACTGTTTTGAATGTTGACCAGGTCTGTGTAGTGCTGTTGACAGTACAGCCTCGCTCCAGCCCAGTCTGTCACTGTGTCCCCCACAAAGTACTTCTGCACCCCAGAGCAGAGAGGGAGCAAACTGAAAACTGAAAGACAGAGCACTGTTAGTCATACAAGCCTGCAGCTCATGAGCAGGACTATGAAATAAGTGTTGTGAGAATGCCATGGTACAATTTACTGTGTCATATATGGGAAATACAGCATGCTATAAAATGGACAAATTGTAGTAGATATGACCAGATAGACAGACTAGCTCATTGGTGACATTTGGAAGGCTGCAGAAAGTTGAGCAAGCAATTTTGTCTTGTCACGGCTGCTTTGTATGTTATTAATCATGAAAGTCAGGGGCTGGGTTTATGACATAGCATGGACTTCTTGTATGGAAGTTAGTGACAACATTTAGCAgtatttaacaatgaaaacagcaTTGACTCGATGAAACACGGGCATGGAAAATGGAGCTCTTGAAATGGCAGTTTTGAAGTTTTGTTTACCTTGTAGTTCACCTTGATGCTAAAACTTGCGCTGTGTCATTAGTAAAGGTaggttgtatttaataacagctGCATTCTTATTTGCAAAATACTTTCATTTGTATTAGTGATTAGAAAAAGGTGTTTGTGTAGGCACTCTGGAATTAGACACACGTCAGAATAATATTCTTAACCACTGATTATTTTATTCCCAAAATTAGAACATTTTTGATGGAAGGGGTGTTTGTTAACAAGTCGTTTTACTTTTTCACTGCTGATTCAGCCTGTTGTGTTGGAGACTTGCTTCCTCAGAATTAATTATTTCTATGCTTCCTGAACATTTCTCTCTTCCCATTTGCACACTAATACTATACCAAACTAaaacagtactttttaaaaataagaaaacctCTAGTCGTTTTATTATTCGGTTGCTTTTCGTTTTCTCTGCAGCATTACTCTCATCCAGGGTTGAcagatttctgacagaaaaaTAGCGACCTGATTCTTAAAAACAAGCCCAAACAAGACCAAAACAACCGCAGCATAtcgagtatgggtgtttatgcaaattccaaccgcGGCTCTTAAAAACAAACCCAATCCTGATTATTATGAGCGGACTTGGCAACTCTACTCTACGGAAAAAGACTTAGGgccatgggagaaaaaaaaaacaaaatcaaaatgtcGTCTTTAAAACTCAATTTCGACTTTACAAGGCGAAATCCCGTGTTTCTAAAGGCGAAATTTAGTGCTTTTAAAGGCAAAATTTCGTCTTTGAAAACACGAAATTTCGACATTTTACAACCAGCTGGGTCATGGGAAAAGCCGGAGGAGGAGGTGGAACTCTTGCTGACAGCATTGCGACCTGAAGCATCAAATTAACTTCCGCCAtggttttaataaagaaaatgcatttctCCACATATCTCTTTGAAAAAGGACTTGAAGTTTGGAGTACGCATGTTTTACACAGGATGGATCAGTAATTAATCTAAGTTTCTCTTTAGGcaatatacagtttttaattaaggTTGTTTTATCAATAAAGAGCGCCTTGCCCCATTGATAATTTTTATACTGCATAGACAAATGTCTCTTACATACTTAATTTGCATTGCGCCAAACGTATGTCTATTAAGTATTATAATGACATCACCAGTGTCTATAGTCATTCAAGGTGTCATTCCTATATGCAGAACGGATTGTCCCAAAGAAGTTTTACACATCTGTATCGAACATGAAAATGCCCATATTCTTTATACATAATAGTGACTTTACTAATGGGCGCATCAATTGGCGTCTCAATTGACCACCTTTATCTGCTGTCAGTATAATGACTTTGTTAatgggacaccggccctccaggaccaggattggagacccctgctttatgCTTTACTATTTGATTGTTGATTTGCCACGTTTtgatttttgcttttatttatttaattgattttctGTATAAAAACGCATTGCCCCAGGATGATGGCAAGTGTATCATATTAAGGACATATCTTAGGAAAaactacacacacaaaaaaacaacatcgTATTTGCGGATCATTAGTGCTGTGCGTAAACGGTATATTGTCAAACTATTAGTGCAATCCATAACCCAGGTAAACAATGACACATTGTAATTGATATGAGAAAATtccatgtttttgtatttttccatgAATAAAAATGAGCACGGACAAAGAaaccttcagaatcgtagcagcttctcACCACTTCTCGCCACAGACTcccttatcaaacggttaggttgttggtcttccagtgcttaccaagtttacattagaacaaatattacagatcctaaaaatgcttttataaaAATATGCTCTTAAGCGTTAGTAGCCTCcccggaggaagggcaatcgaatcagccatggaggtttatttcccaaaaatgggttttgttttcctcgcCTGCGcactgatgatcatttgttaaaggttggggGTCTCctcctcgtccagtcggccaggcagcgagccctcaaaccaaattaggtttgatgccaaattaatgtgtatatacaatatacttatctgtaaaatcgcatactctgcattctccacaataaatatttgtactaaaacattttgtgattggtgtttgtcccgatcTACTGAAATAGCATTTGGTGGATGTTCATGTTGGATTTTCACAGGTGGTAGGAAGACTAGCCCAGAGGCAGAGCATCTACTTCTGAACATCATCGCATTCAATTTATGTAGCCTTGGAGgaaaacactttaaatacagatttctaAATGGACTGGCTCCATTTAGTTGGAACTACTGAAATAATAACTTGCTGTTCTACCAAAGCAAACAATGATTTCCAAGTACCAGTATTGAAAATATACCCTGAATTAAAGACTGCCTTTAGATAGTCAACTACTAGGTTTGTCTGTATCTGAAATGCTATTTTTTCCACTTAAACATTTAAACTTATCCCTGAACAAACGTAACACAGCCAGCACATACCGTAAAGTACAGCAAGGAGCATCCTGAGACCTGTTCTGCATTGGAAAGATGTGCAAATAAATCATTGAGACCTTAGGCTTGTATAAGGAACTATGGAAATGTGCCAATTTGTTTACAagtataacaccgtgtaacaatttttttttttttggttcctgggtagtaagtgttatttcctaattgcttatgcctcaaaagtatagaaaatggctattattccccgcaaactttgcttttgtgaccaggacagtgatattttgaaatttacctattttccagaacaatccagatagattcagtgctgagtaaacttggagtaacttctagaactttctagaactttccagtaatataaatagtagtataaatacaggggccttaagcccaccagttcagtttagttccagctgcctaagtggatacatatctgcatttttctgagatggcatcaaggtcataggagacttcaaaatggtggcattcctgatgggtctccaaggcggttttaccaagtttccctgctatctttgcctttggaacagcagggacaccaaggtgcactaccacaggcgggactggccacagcggaccgagttctctgtggggaggaacatcaagtgggagccactggtg contains the following coding sequences:
- the LOC117426723 gene encoding uncharacterized protein LOC117426723, which produces MTLLSADVLCLSVFSLLPLCSGVQKYFVGDTVTDWAGARLYCQQHYTDLVNIQNSQELNDLLGFVGDHFWTGLYTVSGEWKSSDGNPVNYTGALSSGSGCVVACFNHKLYELEPCSNNYKPLCYLDPATIQITLEPTTGITSTPEQSTGNPDNLEKRRHVVRISIRAAGSVDVNEPPLHKVILDKVQELLSKQIPMSGSTLHWLEKDGVIFHPQQEEQNTGNTCE